A stretch of Candidatus Atribacteria bacterium ADurb.Bin276 DNA encodes these proteins:
- a CDS encoding TIR domain protein, producing the protein MMKIFISHSYQDRKFVSQLTTRLREDGIHVWTDEKEIAVGENIQEKISGAISKTDYFIVVLSKNSTNSNWVNFELSAILLKEISQEQNIILPVLIEDCEIPFSLRDRFYSDFRHSFEDGYLKLITALKTKTTKRYQEIDRQNNKFNPEFYEFQIKNLKDAYNNGNLTLFCGSGISYDAGIPTWNTLLKSLLKAAYSNNQDVPDPESLANLFQKRINVSPLILAQYLKILLGKKFTSTVRDTLYKNCNDKSEIVDSIFELSRQRRNREPLKAIITFNFDDLIEEKLTKEKIDFKTIFTEGERFKEEEIPIYHPHGFLPRGKKLTSKNEVVFSEDAYHSQFIDPFSWSNLVQLNHLNNSTCLFIGISLTDPNMRRLLDVSIRKNGKGEKNHYIVKKRYTIEELYPESEIVKLKDRKVIPVIESIEEQDANHLGFNVIWINQFKEIPEIINEIVRY; encoded by the coding sequence ATGATGAAAATATTCATAAGTCATAGTTACCAAGACAGGAAGTTTGTAAGTCAATTAACTACAAGACTTCGTGAAGATGGCATTCATGTGTGGACTGATGAAAAAGAAATAGCAGTTGGGGAAAATATTCAAGAAAAAATTTCGGGTGCAATCAGCAAAACAGACTATTTTATTGTTGTTCTTTCTAAAAATAGCACAAACTCGAACTGGGTGAATTTCGAATTATCTGCGATACTGCTTAAAGAAATTTCTCAAGAACAAAATATTATACTGCCAGTATTGATTGAAGATTGTGAAATCCCCTTTTCACTAAGGGATAGATTTTATTCTGACTTTAGACACTCATTTGAAGATGGATACCTTAAACTCATAACTGCCCTAAAAACCAAGACAACGAAAAGGTATCAAGAGATTGATAGACAAAATAACAAATTTAACCCTGAATTTTATGAGTTTCAAATTAAAAATTTAAAAGACGCATACAACAATGGCAACTTAACCCTATTCTGTGGATCGGGTATTTCATATGATGCAGGCATACCTACTTGGAATACCTTGCTAAAATCGCTTCTCAAAGCGGCATACTCAAACAATCAAGATGTTCCTGACCCTGAAAGTCTTGCTAACCTGTTCCAAAAAAGAATAAACGTATCTCCCTTAATATTAGCACAATATTTAAAAATTTTGTTAGGGAAAAAGTTTACATCAACAGTTCGAGACACATTATACAAAAACTGCAATGACAAAAGTGAAATTGTAGATTCAATTTTCGAGTTAAGCAGACAAAGAAGAAATAGGGAACCTCTAAAGGCTATAATCACCTTTAATTTTGACGACCTAATAGAAGAAAAACTCACAAAAGAAAAAATTGACTTCAAAACAATTTTTACAGAAGGTGAAAGATTTAAAGAAGAAGAAATTCCTATTTATCATCCTCATGGTTTTTTACCAAGAGGGAAAAAATTGACTTCAAAAAATGAAGTTGTCTTTAGTGAGGACGCTTATCACTCTCAATTTATTGACCCGTTTAGTTGGAGCAATCTGGTTCAATTAAATCATCTCAATAATAGCACTTGTTTATTCATTGGAATTAGTCTGACTGACCCAAATATGCGGAGACTATTAGATGTGTCTATTAGAAAAAATGGAAAAGGAGAAAAGAATCATTACATAGTTAAAAAGCGATATACTATTGAAGAACTATATCCAGAAAGTGAGATAGTAAAACTCAAAGACAGAAAAGTAATTCCAGTGATTGAAAGCATAGAAGAACAAGATGCCAATCATCTTGGATTCAATGTGATTTGGATAAACCAATTCAAAGAAATACCTGAAATAATAAATGAAATCGTACGATATTGA
- the nedA gene encoding Sialidase precursor: MKPLSFLLITSLLTLTSPLFGLPAQEEIKITGSIVIQDNNFSGRGNDNEEILRLELQTIGSREVAFENLVMNLNGSTDINDIDGVKIYSTGASEKFDPRNPLVKGAQLLASTVPKEGEMKIPLEGEIGSGINNIWVTFKVKETAKEGNQLDAEVISISTEAETHLFENGKPEGSREILLRRTLVYGPSDYGSANYRIPAITTAADGSLVILTDRRKYNSIDLPEDIDIVANRSTDGGKTWSEPFLVAEGQGYGKGFGDAVIIRSNTGKLVALFVGGPGLWGSTAENPQRTYISTSDDHGQTWTPPRDITAQIYGAECPDPVRAQWQSLFFGSGHALCTRTGRLMAVMAVRETLVNRRLHNYAVYSDDDGKSWHVSERAISDGDEAKVVELNNGDILMSSRTKGNRLWAKSSDGGITWGPKNIWEEIWGNACDADIIRYTSTKDGYDKDRILHTLPNHSTRKNVTMWLSYDEGTTWPVKKTIARNESAYSSITILPDGTIGVYIEEDETAPYKMYFLNFSLEWLTDGADRFRAAE; this comes from the coding sequence ATGAAACCCCTCTCATTCCTTCTAATCACTTCCTTACTAACTTTAACCTCTCCACTCTTCGGTCTCCCTGCCCAAGAAGAAATTAAAATTACCGGCTCCATAGTTATTCAAGACAATAACTTCTCTGGTAGAGGGAATGACAACGAGGAGATTCTGCGGTTAGAATTGCAGACGATAGGGAGTAGGGAAGTGGCTTTTGAGAATCTGGTGATGAATCTGAATGGGAGTACCGATATCAATGATATTGATGGGGTAAAGATTTATTCGACCGGAGCCTCTGAGAAATTTGATCCGCGTAATCCGCTTGTGAAAGGCGCACAACTCCTCGCTTCAACCGTTCCAAAAGAGGGCGAAATGAAGATCCCGCTTGAGGGGGAGATTGGCTCGGGGATAAATAATATCTGGGTAACTTTCAAAGTAAAAGAAACGGCAAAAGAGGGGAATCAGCTGGATGCGGAGGTGATTTCTATTTCCACCGAAGCGGAGACTCATCTATTTGAGAATGGGAAGCCCGAGGGGAGTCGCGAGATTCTGCTTAGGAGGACGCTGGTCTATGGTCCGAGTGATTATGGTTCGGCGAATTACCGTATTCCGGCTATAACGACCGCTGCCGATGGTTCGCTGGTGATTTTGACGGACAGGAGGAAATATAATTCAATCGACCTGCCGGAAGATATTGATATTGTAGCCAATCGAAGTACAGATGGCGGGAAAACCTGGTCGGAGCCCTTTTTAGTGGCTGAGGGTCAGGGATATGGCAAAGGTTTTGGTGATGCAGTTATTATTAGATCAAATACCGGAAAGCTGGTTGCGCTATTTGTGGGTGGTCCCGGACTTTGGGGTTCTACTGCTGAAAATCCGCAGCGTACCTATATTTCGACAAGCGATGACCACGGCCAAACCTGGACTCCGCCAAGGGATATTACGGCCCAAATTTATGGTGCAGAGTGTCCGGATCCCGTTCGTGCACAGTGGCAAAGCTTATTCTTCGGGTCTGGTCACGCTTTATGTACTCGCACCGGCAGATTGATGGCTGTAATGGCTGTACGTGAGACTCTAGTGAACAGACGACTTCATAATTATGCGGTTTATTCGGATGATGATGGGAAGTCGTGGCATGTGTCGGAAAGAGCGATTTCGGATGGGGATGAGGCTAAAGTGGTTGAACTGAATAATGGCGATATTCTAATGAGTAGCCGTACGAAAGGAAATCGACTTTGGGCAAAATCATCCGATGGAGGCATTACCTGGGGCCCGAAAAATATTTGGGAAGAAATATGGGGCAATGCTTGTGATGCCGATATTATCCGCTACACATCCACCAAAGATGGTTATGATAAAGATAGAATTCTGCACACTTTACCAAACCATAGCACCCGTAAAAATGTAACAATGTGGCTAAGCTATGACGAAGGCACCACCTGGCCGGTCAAGAAAACCATTGCCCGCAACGAATCCGCCTACTCCTCCATAACCATTTTACCCGACGGCACAATCGGCGTTTACATAGAAGAAGACGAAACCGCCCCCTACAAAATGTATTTCCTGAACTTTTCACTTGAGTGGTTGACAGACGGAGCGGACAGGTTTAGAGCTGCGGAATAA